A single Streptomyces mirabilis DNA region contains:
- a CDS encoding tetratricopeptide repeat protein — MDVMGDKATLLETGRFVQPSNRDETGEAAEEARQRLAAEAGDVEAMSVLGAMLLRRGDLDGAEPQLRAATAAGDRAAANNLGVLLHQRGYADDAAGWWRIAAVAGSAAAAHALGRYHRERGDEPAAEYWLRQSAEQGHALGAYALADLLEHRGDVGAEQWMRAAAERGHREAAYRLARTLDRKAADAGEGRGDNGVIGVIGAAGEEAEQWYRQAAARGHRRAALHLGAILEKRGHLKEAGRWYLTSAKDGEARAACALGFLLRDAGDTESAAVWWLRAAQDGDGNAANALGALHAERGETQTAERWYRAAMDAGDVNGAYNLGLLCAEQGRTAQAEQWYRRAAYAGHREAANALAILLLQVGDSAGAEPWFSKAAEAGSVDAAFNLGILHAGRGSEDDEEAALRWYERAASAGHTEAALQVGIARLRDGDELEAERHLRCAAGGGSAEAAYRLAAVLDARRPPAPAHELGEPAQEKSECEEWYERAASLGHRRAQVRVGMLAAARGDVVEAARWYRSAAEAGSRNGAFNLGLLLAREGSEPEAALWWTRAADAGHGRAALRLALVYARRGELAEGQRWADRAVALGPAEVAERAARLRDALRQELSA, encoded by the coding sequence ATGGACGTTATGGGGGACAAGGCAACTCTGTTGGAGACAGGGCGTTTTGTGCAGCCTTCAAACCGGGACGAAACCGGCGAGGCTGCCGAGGAAGCACGTCAGCGGCTCGCCGCCGAGGCCGGCGACGTCGAGGCGATGAGTGTCCTCGGAGCGATGCTGCTGCGCCGCGGTGATCTCGACGGAGCCGAGCCTCAGTTGCGCGCTGCCACCGCCGCCGGTGACCGCGCCGCCGCCAACAACCTTGGTGTCCTTCTGCACCAGCGCGGTTATGCCGACGACGCCGCCGGGTGGTGGCGGATCGCCGCCGTCGCCGGGTCCGCGGCCGCCGCGCACGCGCTCGGGCGCTATCACCGGGAGCGGGGAGACGAGCCTGCAGCCGAGTACTGGCTGCGCCAGTCCGCCGAGCAGGGGCATGCCCTCGGGGCGTACGCGCTCGCCGATCTGCTGGAGCACCGCGGTGACGTCGGCGCGGAGCAGTGGATGCGGGCGGCCGCCGAGCGGGGGCACCGCGAGGCCGCGTACCGGCTCGCGCGCACGCTCGACCGCAAGGCCGCGGACGCGGGCGAGGGCCGGGGCGACAACGGTGTCATCGGGGTCATAGGAGCCGCCGGTGAAGAGGCCGAGCAGTGGTACCGGCAGGCCGCCGCGCGGGGGCACCGGCGGGCCGCGCTGCACCTCGGGGCGATCCTGGAGAAGCGGGGGCACCTCAAGGAGGCCGGGCGCTGGTATCTGACGTCGGCCAAGGACGGAGAGGCGCGGGCCGCCTGCGCGCTCGGGTTCCTGCTGCGGGACGCGGGGGACACGGAGAGCGCGGCCGTGTGGTGGCTGCGGGCCGCGCAGGACGGGGACGGGAACGCCGCGAACGCGCTGGGGGCGCTGCACGCCGAGCGCGGCGAGACGCAGACCGCGGAGCGGTGGTACCGGGCCGCCATGGACGCCGGTGATGTGAACGGCGCGTACAACCTCGGGCTGCTCTGCGCCGAGCAGGGGCGGACCGCGCAGGCCGAGCAGTGGTATCGGCGGGCCGCGTACGCGGGGCACCGTGAGGCCGCGAACGCGCTGGCGATCCTGTTGCTTCAGGTCGGTGACTCGGCAGGGGCCGAGCCGTGGTTCTCCAAGGCCGCGGAGGCCGGGAGTGTGGACGCCGCGTTCAACCTCGGGATCCTGCATGCCGGGCGGGGGAGCGAGGACGACGAGGAGGCGGCGCTGCGGTGGTACGAGCGGGCGGCTTCCGCCGGGCACACCGAGGCGGCGCTGCAGGTCGGTATCGCGCGGCTGCGGGACGGGGACGAGCTGGAGGCGGAGCGGCATCTGAGGTGTGCGGCGGGGGGCGGTAGCGCGGAGGCCGCGTATCGGCTGGCCGCCGTGCTCGACGCTCGGCGGCCGCCGGCGCCCGCGCATGAGCTCGGGGAGCCGGCGCAGGAGAAGAGTGAGTGCGAGGAGTGGTACGAGCGGGCTGCCTCCCTCGGGCATCGGCGGGCCCAGGTGCGGGTCGGGATGCTCGCCGCGGCTCGGGGTGATGTGGTGGAGGCGGCTCGGTGGTACCGGTCGGCCGCGGAGGCCGGGTCTCGGAACGGGGCCTTCAATCTGGGGCTGCTGTTGGCTCGGGAGGGGAGTGAGCCGGAGGCCGCGTTGTGGTGGACCCGGGCGGCGGACGCGGGGCATGGGCGGGCGGCGCTTCGGCTTGCGCTCGTGTATGCGCGACGGGGGGAGCTGGCGGAGGGACAGCGGTGGGCTGATCGGGCGGTTGCGCTGGGGCCTGCGGAGGTGGCTGAGCGGGCGGCTCGGTTGCGGGATGCGTTGCGGCAGGAGTTGTCTGCGTGA